Proteins from a genomic interval of Caulobacter rhizosphaerae:
- a CDS encoding rhamnogalacturonan acetylesterase, with protein MWHRRAVLAALAVAPAASWAAEPATPMQTWAFDFGDDKLAPGHVRVARDAAYDPVVGHGFEPSSGPGPFLFSLAVPEGDYRVTVELGGKAASDTTIKAESRRLMVERIVARAGKTATVEFVVNVRTAALKAPPTNAPGGVRVLLNPREDGAYDWDDKLTLEFCGPAPAVRRLRVEPVTVPVVYLAGDSTVTDQRFEPGASWGQMLPRFFKPDISVANHAESGETLKSFMFEHRLDKLLSAIKPGDWLLIQFGHNDQKVQWPQTYVEAATTYRDYLKAYIGEARRRGARPVLLTSMHRRKFDAAGKIVNTHGDYPEAVRAVGRETGVPVVDLLDMSAALYEALGPDNAWKAFADGGKDATHHNNYGAYVLAECVVNGVRAQVPDLAAHLIDGLPPFDPAHPPSPDSFVLAPSAAHSTEAPRGN; from the coding sequence ATGTGGCATAGACGCGCGGTCCTGGCCGCCCTCGCCGTCGCCCCGGCCGCGAGTTGGGCGGCGGAGCCGGCGACACCGATGCAGACCTGGGCCTTCGACTTCGGCGACGACAAGCTTGCGCCCGGCCATGTCCGGGTCGCGCGCGACGCCGCTTATGACCCCGTAGTCGGCCACGGCTTCGAACCCTCCTCTGGTCCCGGCCCGTTCCTGTTCTCGCTGGCCGTCCCCGAGGGCGACTATCGGGTGACCGTGGAACTGGGCGGCAAGGCCGCGTCCGACACTACGATCAAGGCCGAGTCCCGCCGGCTGATGGTCGAACGGATCGTCGCCCGGGCGGGCAAGACCGCGACCGTCGAGTTCGTCGTCAACGTCCGCACCGCCGCCCTGAAGGCCCCGCCGACCAACGCCCCCGGCGGGGTGCGGGTGCTGCTCAATCCGCGCGAGGACGGCGCCTACGACTGGGACGACAAGCTGACCTTGGAGTTCTGCGGCCCGGCCCCGGCCGTGCGCCGCCTGCGCGTCGAGCCCGTCACCGTTCCGGTCGTCTACCTGGCCGGCGACTCCACTGTGACCGACCAGCGCTTCGAGCCTGGCGCCAGCTGGGGCCAGATGCTGCCCCGGTTCTTCAAGCCCGACATTAGCGTGGCCAACCACGCGGAGTCCGGCGAGACCCTGAAGTCGTTCATGTTCGAGCACCGGCTGGATAAGCTGCTCAGCGCGATCAAGCCCGGCGACTGGCTGCTGATCCAGTTCGGCCACAACGACCAAAAGGTCCAGTGGCCCCAGACCTATGTCGAGGCCGCCACCACCTATCGCGACTATCTGAAGGCCTATATCGGCGAGGCCCGGCGGCGCGGAGCCAGGCCCGTCCTGCTGACCTCGATGCACCGCCGCAAGTTCGACGCGGCCGGCAAGATCGTCAACACCCATGGCGACTATCCCGAGGCCGTGCGCGCGGTCGGCCGCGAGACCGGCGTTCCGGTCGTCGACCTGCTGGACATGAGCGCGGCGCTGTACGAGGCCCTGGGACCGGACAACGCCTGGAAGGCCTTCGCCGACGGCGGCAAGGACGCCACCCACCACAACAACTATGGCGCCTATGTGCTGGCCGAATGCGTCGTGAACGGCGTCCGCGCCCAGGTTCCGGACCTGGCCGCACACCTCATCGACGGCCTGCCGCCGTTCGATCCGGCCCATCCGCCCTCGCCCGACAGCTTTGTCCTGGCGCCCAGCGCCGCCCACAGCACGGAGGCTCCCCGTGGGAATTGA